In the genome of Dermacentor silvarum isolate Dsil-2018 chromosome 1, BIME_Dsil_1.4, whole genome shotgun sequence, one region contains:
- the LOC119458326 gene encoding shematrin-like protein 2 has translation MRTLVVALLVCGLAGVCLAGGYGGFGGYGGGFALGYGGYGGGHGLGYTKTVPGPSFLVKTVHHVNRISHGAHLVGGHYGGGGYGGGYGGGYGGGYGGGYGGFGGHYGGYALKG, from the exons ATGAGGACCCTG GTTGTCGCTCTCCTCGTCTGCGGCCTGGCCGGCGTCTGCCTTGCTGGTGGCTACGGCGGCTTCGGTGGCTATGGTGGCGGCTTCGCACTTGGATACGGCGGCTACGGTGGCGGCCATGGTCTTGGCTACACCAAAACTGTTCCCGGGCCCTCCTTCCTCGTGAAGACTGTGCACCACGTGAACAGGATTAGCCACGGAGCTCACCTGGTTGGCGGCCACTACGGCGGCGGAGGATACGGCGGTGGCTACGGCGGAGGATACGGCGGAGGATACGGCGGAGGGTACGGAGGCTTCGGCGGACACTACGGCGGTTACGCTCTGAAGGGTTGA